One part of the Prochlorococcus marinus str. MIT 9313 genome encodes these proteins:
- the pheT gene encoding phenylalanine--tRNA ligase subunit beta, giving the protein MRVPLSWLQDLVQLNETVEILAEGLSMAGFEVEAIDDLASHAQGVVVGLVKDHQPHPNADKLSVCQVDVGSGEGLQIVCGAPNVRIGIHVPVAMVGATLPAVGIKIKASELRGVPSQGMICSLAELGLESNGNGIAILEEIAENVPDLGQPVGPLLGLDDTVLELAITANRPDGMSMVGIAREVAALTGASLQLPQLDMAPIHKSFEPDSTSSASMLKGGLYGLTALENVDGELTSPAWLKQRLERSGCKSVNGVVDITNLVMLEQGQPLHAFDIDALEMITGQTVSAESFGLRQARNNELFNGLDGHQLQLNENCQIVTCHDIPIALAGVMGSAESGVSAKTRRVWLESAMFTPTAVRTTCRAVGLRTDASSRFEKGLPVEMTLASARRAVTLMEEHLGIKSNGCWVYGESPKSAEPVKLRREAIHRLLGPIGVENDNRYLEDDIIETSLLALGCELSPYNEGWLVIVPPSRRRDLSREVDLIEEVSRLVGFDRFEANLPDPLEPGGLTTAQTAERLLRQMLCGAGLQEVTTLSLVGADSDEPQRIAISNPLLAETSHLRTNLWEEHLRICQRNLQSSQPGCWLYEIGNVYTVTDELINQRAVLGGVICAERSFERWSTSGKIKSMTYHQARGQLSQVFQGLKLDINDRPLKDNHSLHPGRSAELFVEGKLLGDFGQLHPALSERLDLPEATYLFALDLQCIIQAATRSNRWNPTFRPFPTVPAMELDLAVIVSKECSCSDLIQAIRKAGKPLLEHVELIDRFEGGQLDPYSCSQAFRLRYRSKDRTLSEDKVNPIHEKVRQALVKQFSAELRS; this is encoded by the coding sequence ATGCGGGTTCCTCTCTCCTGGCTGCAGGATCTAGTACAGCTGAATGAGACCGTCGAGATCCTCGCCGAAGGCTTATCGATGGCTGGATTTGAGGTTGAGGCTATTGATGATTTAGCTAGTCATGCACAAGGCGTGGTCGTTGGGTTGGTGAAAGACCATCAACCCCACCCCAATGCCGACAAACTCAGTGTCTGTCAGGTGGATGTCGGGTCGGGCGAAGGTCTTCAGATCGTCTGTGGGGCTCCAAATGTTCGGATTGGTATACACGTACCTGTTGCCATGGTTGGAGCAACCCTCCCTGCTGTCGGAATCAAGATCAAGGCCAGTGAGCTTCGGGGGGTTCCAAGTCAAGGAATGATCTGCTCACTCGCGGAATTAGGGCTGGAATCAAATGGTAATGGAATCGCCATCCTTGAAGAGATCGCTGAAAACGTTCCAGACCTCGGCCAGCCTGTAGGCCCTCTGCTCGGACTCGATGACACAGTGCTTGAGTTGGCAATCACAGCCAATCGCCCCGATGGAATGTCGATGGTTGGTATCGCAAGAGAAGTTGCTGCTTTAACAGGCGCAAGCCTGCAGCTTCCGCAACTTGATATGGCACCAATCCATAAGTCTTTTGAGCCTGATTCCACCAGCTCTGCGTCCATGCTGAAGGGTGGTCTTTATGGCTTAACCGCCTTAGAGAATGTGGATGGTGAATTAACTTCGCCAGCCTGGTTAAAGCAACGCTTGGAGCGTTCAGGATGCAAATCAGTGAATGGTGTCGTCGATATTACAAATCTCGTGATGTTGGAGCAAGGTCAGCCATTGCATGCTTTTGATATTGATGCTCTTGAAATGATCACAGGTCAAACAGTTTCCGCAGAATCTTTTGGCCTTCGACAAGCAAGAAATAATGAACTTTTTAATGGACTAGATGGACATCAACTTCAACTTAACGAAAATTGCCAGATCGTCACCTGCCATGACATTCCTATAGCGCTTGCGGGTGTTATGGGTAGTGCTGAAAGCGGTGTGTCTGCCAAGACAAGGCGAGTATGGCTGGAATCCGCAATGTTTACCCCAACGGCCGTGAGAACTACGTGCCGAGCTGTTGGCTTAAGGACCGATGCAAGCAGTCGCTTTGAGAAAGGGTTGCCTGTTGAAATGACTTTGGCATCAGCCCGTCGAGCTGTGACACTAATGGAGGAACATTTAGGTATTAAATCAAATGGATGTTGGGTATATGGTGAGTCCCCAAAATCAGCTGAGCCTGTAAAACTTCGCCGCGAAGCTATCCATCGCTTACTCGGACCAATAGGTGTTGAGAATGACAACAGATACCTAGAAGACGACATTATCGAGACTTCGCTGCTCGCTCTCGGATGCGAGTTGTCTCCTTATAACGAAGGGTGGTTGGTCATAGTTCCACCATCACGACGTAGAGATCTCTCGCGAGAGGTTGATTTGATCGAAGAGGTATCTCGCCTTGTTGGCTTTGATCGTTTTGAGGCCAACCTGCCAGATCCACTTGAACCTGGTGGGCTAACGACTGCTCAGACAGCTGAACGCCTATTGAGGCAGATGTTGTGCGGAGCAGGATTGCAGGAAGTCACGACCTTGTCGTTAGTGGGTGCTGATAGTGATGAACCACAACGAATTGCAATTAGCAACCCTTTATTGGCTGAGACCAGCCACCTGCGTACCAATCTTTGGGAGGAGCATCTACGTATTTGCCAACGCAACCTCCAGTCATCGCAGCCTGGTTGTTGGTTATATGAAATAGGCAATGTCTATACAGTCACTGACGAGCTCATCAACCAACGCGCTGTTCTTGGTGGCGTGATCTGTGCAGAGCGAAGCTTTGAACGATGGAGTACAAGCGGCAAGATCAAGTCAATGACATATCACCAGGCACGCGGTCAGCTTTCCCAAGTCTTTCAAGGGTTGAAGTTGGACATTAACGACCGTCCACTCAAGGACAATCATTCACTTCATCCTGGGCGGTCTGCAGAGTTATTTGTCGAAGGCAAACTGCTCGGGGATTTTGGGCAGCTTCATCCAGCACTATCGGAACGTCTTGATCTACCTGAAGCAACCTATCTATTCGCTTTGGACTTGCAGTGCATCATCCAAGCTGCGACACGATCTAATCGATGGAACCCTACCTTCCGACCATTCCCGACAGTTCCAGCAATGGAACTTGATTTAGCTGTGATCGTTTCAAAGGAATGTAGTTGTTCAGATTTGATCCAGGCCATCAGAAAAGCTGGTAAACCGCTTCTAGAGCATGTAGAGCTGATTGATCGTTTTGAGGGTGGACAGCTTGATCCTTACTCTTGCAGTCAAGCGTTCAGGTTGCGCTATCGGAGTAAAGACAGGACTCTTAGTGAAGACAAGGTCAACCCGATTCACGAGAAGGTACGTCAAGCACTTGTCAAGCAGTTTTCTGCAGAGCTTAGGAGCTAA
- the rpmG gene encoding 50S ribosomal protein L33: MAKNKGVRIVITLECNECRSNPAKRSPGVSRYTTEKNRRNTTERLEIKKFCPHCNKSTPHKEIK; the protein is encoded by the coding sequence ATGGCCAAAAACAAGGGCGTCCGGATCGTGATCACTCTTGAGTGCAACGAATGCCGGTCCAATCCCGCCAAGAGGTCTCCAGGGGTGTCTCGCTACACCACTGAAAAGAACCGTCGAAACACCACCGAACGGCTGGAAATCAAGAAGTTCTGTCCTCACTGCAATAAGTCAACTCCTCACAAGGAGATCAAGTGA
- the rpsR gene encoding 30S ribosomal protein S18 produces the protein MSSSFFKKRLSPIKPGDPIDYKDVDLLKKFITDRGKILPRRLTGLTSKQQRDLTNAVKRARIIALLPFVNPEG, from the coding sequence ATGTCAAGTTCCTTTTTTAAAAAGCGGCTATCGCCAATTAAGCCTGGCGATCCCATTGACTACAAGGATGTTGATCTTCTCAAGAAGTTCATTACTGACCGTGGCAAGATCCTGCCTAGACGCCTTACAGGTCTAACGTCTAAGCAACAACGTGACCTTACTAATGCAGTAAAACGTGCACGTATTATTGCACTTTTACCATTTGTCAATCCAGAAGGCTGA